A single region of the Duganella sp. BuS-21 genome encodes:
- a CDS encoding histidine kinase, whose protein sequence is MTAAPTAPAPPFSYRTLLPTRRQALIVTLFVLILSWLLHKASRTAFHIVIGHIGFIAVCLLMAYSAAGPLRPRWLSRRAARLLAIVVTSPLASLATAVIMQGANVFSYLRSVEKLSGYMMMVVLALIFGTVMSMLSMRGERKERERADRLQVELEKNALERELLDARLRLLQAQIEPHFLFNTLANVEALVTSGSPNAGPVLRHLIAYLRAAMPRLHDADATLGTELQLVRTYLELMHLRMPDRLQFDVASLPALCPMRFPAMALLTLVENAVRHGIDPSMTGGRIEVDGAADAASGKVVLWVSDTGVGMAETAQPGTGLSNLRTRLQGFYGAGAHLDVHEQAPQGVRVELHFHPGTPT, encoded by the coding sequence ATGACTGCCGCGCCCACCGCTCCCGCACCACCATTTTCCTACCGCACGCTGCTGCCGACGCGGCGCCAGGCGCTGATCGTCACGCTGTTCGTGCTGATCCTGTCGTGGTTGTTGCACAAAGCGTCGCGCACGGCGTTTCATATCGTGATTGGCCACATCGGCTTCATTGCCGTCTGCCTGCTGATGGCGTATTCGGCGGCGGGTCCGCTGCGGCCGCGCTGGTTGTCGCGGCGCGCGGCGCGGCTGCTGGCGATCGTGGTGACGTCGCCGCTGGCCTCGCTGGCGACGGCGGTCATCATGCAGGGCGCCAACGTCTTCAGCTATCTGCGCAGCGTGGAAAAGCTGAGCGGCTACATGATGATGGTGGTGCTGGCGCTGATCTTCGGCACCGTGATGTCCATGCTGTCGATGCGCGGCGAACGCAAGGAGCGCGAGCGCGCCGACCGCCTGCAGGTGGAACTGGAAAAAAACGCGCTCGAACGCGAACTGCTCGATGCGCGCCTGCGCCTGCTGCAGGCGCAAATCGAGCCGCACTTCCTGTTCAACACGCTGGCCAACGTGGAGGCGCTGGTGACTTCCGGCTCGCCGAACGCCGGGCCGGTGCTGCGTCATTTGATCGCCTACCTGCGCGCCGCCATGCCGCGCCTGCACGACGCCGACGCCACCCTGGGCACCGAGCTGCAACTGGTGCGCACCTATCTGGAGTTGATGCATCTGCGCATGCCGGACCGGCTGCAATTCGACGTCGCCAGCCTGCCGGCGCTGTGCCCCATGCGTTTCCCCGCCATGGCACTGCTGACGCTGGTGGAGAACGCGGTGCGCCACGGCATCGATCCAAGCATGACCGGCGGCCGCATCGAAGTGGACGGCGCGGCCGATGCCGCCAGCGGCAAGGTGGTGCTGTGGGTCAGCGATACCGGCGTCGGCATGGCCGAAACTGCACAGCCGGGCACCGGCCTGTCCAATTTGCGCACGCGCCTGCAGGGTTTCTACGGCGCCGGCGCGCATCTCGACGTACACGAGCAAGCACCGCAGGGCGTGCGCGTGGAACTCCATTTTCATCCAGGGACACCGACATGA
- the map gene encoding type I methionyl aminopeptidase, with translation MTKRPEEIALMAEAGKLLAGVFGRLDQLSLIGMSTMEVNDLVDGYIVNALNARPASKGQYGYAYALNSSRNQVVCHGVPSPDDILQDGDIVNFDITLEKNGYIADSSKTYLVGAVAPAAQRLVQVTYEAMWKGIQAVRPGAQLGDIGYAIQRHAQRHGYSVVREYCGHGIGREMHEAPQVLHWGRPKTGLILREGMVFTIEPMLNQGRREVHTEEDGWTVVTSDGQLSAQFEHTVAVTRNGVRVLTLRPEEAAIN, from the coding sequence ATGACCAAGCGGCCCGAGGAAATCGCCCTGATGGCGGAGGCCGGCAAGCTGCTGGCCGGCGTCTTCGGCCGCCTCGACCAGCTCAGCCTGATCGGCATGTCGACCATGGAGGTCAACGACCTGGTCGACGGCTACATCGTCAACGCGCTCAATGCACGTCCGGCCAGCAAAGGCCAATACGGCTACGCCTACGCGCTGAATTCCTCGCGCAACCAGGTGGTGTGCCACGGCGTGCCGTCGCCGGACGATATCCTGCAGGACGGCGATATCGTCAATTTCGACATCACGCTGGAGAAAAACGGCTACATCGCCGATTCCAGCAAAACCTATCTGGTGGGCGCGGTGGCGCCGGCGGCGCAACGGCTGGTGCAAGTGACTTATGAAGCCATGTGGAAGGGCATCCAGGCGGTGCGCCCGGGCGCGCAGCTGGGCGACATCGGCTACGCAATCCAGCGCCACGCCCAGCGTCACGGCTACTCGGTGGTGCGCGAATATTGCGGCCACGGCATCGGCCGCGAAATGCACGAAGCGCCGCAGGTGCTGCACTGGGGCCGGCCGAAAACCGGGCTGATCCTGCGCGAAGGCATGGTGTTCACCATCGAGCCCATGCTCAACCAGGGCCGCCGCGAAGTGCACACCGAAGAGGACGGCTGGACGGTGGTGACCAGCGACGGCCAACTGTCGGCCCAGTTCGAGCACACGGTGGCGGTTACACGCAACGGCGTGCGCGTGCTGACGCTGCGGCCCGAGGAAGCGGCGATTAACTGA
- a CDS encoding LytTR family DNA-binding domain-containing protein: protein MTTALIADDEPLLRERLRSHLAQLWPELRLIDDARNGPETLALFEQHQPDIVFLDIHMPGLNGIETARALGRRAHVVFVTAYEQYAVQAFEQGAIDYLVKPVDSTRLADTVQRLRARKPDADALHAVLDQLAGHLAQRAQPRAWLQWIKASVGSSVRLIPVEQVHFLRADDKYTLVAWEEGEALIRKSIRELSAELDPARFVQTHRSVIVNLSCVREVVRGVNETADLHLRRHDAVLPVSRNYLHHFRQM, encoded by the coding sequence ATGACCACCGCCCTCATCGCCGACGACGAACCACTGCTGCGCGAACGCTTGCGCAGCCACCTGGCGCAACTGTGGCCCGAGCTGCGGCTGATCGACGACGCCCGCAACGGACCGGAAACGCTGGCGCTGTTCGAGCAGCACCAGCCTGACATCGTGTTTTTGGATATCCACATGCCTGGCCTGAACGGCATCGAGACGGCGCGTGCGCTGGGGCGGCGTGCGCACGTGGTGTTCGTCACCGCCTACGAGCAGTATGCGGTGCAGGCGTTCGAACAGGGCGCCATCGATTATCTGGTGAAGCCGGTCGACAGCACGCGCCTGGCCGACACGGTGCAGCGCCTGCGCGCGCGCAAGCCGGACGCCGACGCGCTGCATGCGGTGCTGGATCAACTGGCCGGCCATCTGGCGCAGCGCGCCCAGCCACGGGCGTGGCTGCAGTGGATCAAGGCGTCGGTCGGTTCCAGCGTGCGCCTGATTCCGGTGGAGCAGGTGCACTTCCTGCGGGCCGACGACAAATACACGCTGGTGGCGTGGGAGGAGGGCGAAGCGCTGATCCGCAAAAGCATTCGCGAACTGAGCGCGGAACTCGATCCTGCGCGCTTCGTGCAGACGCACCGCTCGGTGATCGTCAACCTGTCCTGCGTACGCGAAGTGGTGCGCGGCGTGAATGAAACCGCCGACCTCCATTTACGCCGGCACGACGCCGTGCTGCCGGTCAGCCGCAACTACCTGCACCATTTCCGCCAGATGTGA
- a CDS encoding response regulator, whose protein sequence is MKPLGIKAKVALATSITSVLMIGLVTLVQTQRMQEDYKRVMFTQQTALVTRTAEELDDKLTMLLDIIALSARNQPANLGESAEKLREYYQNRAVLALFDDLLVLSPQGKVISDLPLVPGRVGIDASDRAYFKTVMRTRKPMITEPLIGRANKQPIVQMVAPVLNDKGEVVCVLIGVLRLYKDNLLGHLRTAKVGRSGYYFALTRSETPVYVLHPDITRLLKPRAPNANPATTRALEQGFEGTVVGTTSTGERALNSYKQLKSVDWLLATSLPTEEAFEPFEGVLKRVLIWSGIAAVLTALLISALTLRLMAPLIKLRNAIVALRADPARFTPLPVHARDEVGQLTSAFNDLMHERLAADARLQSLVEFAPNTIVVVGVDGRIETFNREGERCFGYERDEVLGQQLEALVPERLRAQHAVHRHRFFADRLSAEPVRMGQGKVLYGRRRDGSEFPIEVNLSAVRTDQGTKVLAVISDITERHRLQQEVETRALELERERDRAQAANRAKSDFVANMSHEIRTPMNAVLGMVYLLGNTQLMPQQRKYLNMVRVSGQSLLGILNDVLDFSKIEARKLDLSPVDFALNDVMDSLGTMMTMNAGDKELELAISVDPAVPNRLRGDSMRLQQILINLAGNAIKFTEQGEVVVSVQLGARDDGSALLRFEVRDTGMGMTESQLGQLFNAFSQGDQSITRRFGGTGLGLAITKRLVELMGGQIAVNSRPGQGSSFWFNLPFEIQADQTDERRKPALGQLRLLVADDSRTSRELVARLIRAWGWQADEVDSGEAALRRYRQSLEHQQPYDVVLADWHMPGMDGLATAKGIRAAAAGRPQPIVVMLNAFARDRIEEISSAPEADVVLVKPITSSNLFDALHQALVVQGEADPQAVTEQGIVGTLADIHFLLVEDNLLNQAVARGILEHAGATLDIAADGREAVDILRQRPAEYDMVLMDMQMPVMDGFTATRILRQELKLALPIIAMTAGVLESERERSREAGITDFIPKPIEVEEMLAVLRRHLPKHAAPAPRSAPPAHQHDQQHDLLAAMAAAALPAAAPMLPPPKLVSSPVPAGEAAIFNMDGLMRVMGKDAKGRAAMFKMVRGAIDGGMEPLDEAGVALREGRLRDAARAFHVLRGAVGVLGAKRLIQATMAAEEAINGQREDELDEHFHAVRAELEQTLSHARAWLEREQS, encoded by the coding sequence ATGAAGCCACTCGGCATCAAGGCTAAAGTCGCACTCGCTACCAGCATCACCTCGGTCCTGATGATAGGACTGGTGACGCTGGTGCAAACCCAGCGCATGCAGGAAGATTACAAGCGGGTGATGTTCACGCAGCAAACCGCGCTGGTCACCCGCACTGCTGAGGAACTCGACGACAAGCTGACCATGCTGCTCGATATCATCGCGCTGTCGGCCCGCAACCAGCCGGCCAACCTCGGCGAGTCCGCCGAAAAACTCCGCGAGTATTACCAGAACCGTGCCGTGCTGGCCCTGTTCGACGACCTGCTGGTGCTGAGCCCGCAGGGCAAGGTCATTTCCGACCTGCCGCTGGTGCCGGGCCGCGTCGGCATCGACGCTTCCGACCGCGCCTACTTCAAAACGGTGATGCGCACCCGCAAGCCGATGATCACCGAGCCGCTGATCGGCCGCGCCAACAAGCAGCCCATCGTGCAGATGGTGGCGCCGGTGCTCAACGACAAAGGCGAAGTGGTGTGCGTGCTGATCGGCGTGCTGCGCCTGTACAAGGACAACCTGCTCGGCCACCTGCGCACGGCCAAGGTCGGCCGCAGCGGCTATTATTTCGCCCTGACCCGCAGCGAGACCCCGGTCTACGTGCTGCATCCCGATATCACCCGCCTGCTCAAGCCGCGCGCGCCCAACGCCAACCCGGCCACCACGCGCGCGCTGGAACAGGGCTTCGAGGGCACCGTGGTCGGCACCACCAGCACCGGCGAACGCGCGCTCAACAGCTACAAGCAACTGAAGTCGGTGGACTGGCTGCTGGCCACCTCGCTGCCCACCGAGGAAGCCTTCGAACCGTTCGAAGGCGTGCTCAAGCGGGTGCTGATCTGGAGCGGCATCGCCGCCGTGCTGACCGCGCTGCTCATCAGCGCGCTGACGCTGCGGCTGATGGCGCCGCTGATCAAGCTGCGCAACGCCATCGTGGCACTGCGCGCCGATCCGGCCCGCTTCACGCCGCTGCCGGTACACGCGCGCGATGAAGTCGGCCAGCTCACCTCGGCTTTCAACGACTTGATGCATGAACGGCTGGCGGCCGATGCCCGGCTGCAAAGCCTGGTCGAGTTCGCGCCCAACACCATCGTGGTGGTGGGCGTGGACGGCCGCATCGAAACCTTCAACCGCGAAGGCGAGCGCTGCTTCGGCTATGAGCGCGACGAGGTGTTGGGCCAGCAGCTGGAAGCGCTGGTGCCGGAGCGGCTGCGCGCGCAGCACGCGGTGCACCGCCACCGCTTCTTCGCCGACCGCCTGAGCGCCGAGCCGGTGCGCATGGGGCAGGGCAAGGTGCTGTATGGCCGCCGGCGCGACGGCAGCGAATTCCCGATCGAAGTCAACCTGAGCGCGGTGCGCACCGACCAGGGCACCAAGGTGCTGGCCGTGATTTCCGACATCACCGAACGCCACCGCCTGCAGCAGGAGGTGGAAACGCGCGCGCTGGAGCTGGAACGCGAACGCGACCGCGCGCAGGCCGCCAACCGCGCCAAGAGCGATTTCGTGGCCAATATGAGCCACGAAATCCGCACGCCGATGAACGCCGTGCTGGGCATGGTCTACCTGCTCGGCAACACGCAGCTGATGCCGCAGCAGCGCAAGTACCTGAACATGGTGCGCGTCTCCGGCCAGTCGCTGCTGGGCATCCTCAACGACGTGCTGGACTTTTCCAAGATCGAGGCGCGCAAGCTGGACTTGTCGCCGGTGGACTTTGCGCTCAACGATGTAATGGACTCGCTGGGCACCATGATGACGATGAATGCCGGCGACAAGGAACTGGAGCTGGCCATCAGCGTCGATCCGGCCGTGCCCAACCGCCTGCGCGGCGATTCCATGCGCCTGCAGCAGATCCTGATCAACCTGGCCGGCAACGCCATCAAGTTCACCGAGCAGGGCGAGGTGGTGGTCAGCGTGCAGCTGGGCGCGCGCGACGACGGCAGCGCACTGCTGCGCTTCGAGGTGCGCGATACCGGCATGGGCATGACCGAATCCCAGCTGGGCCAGCTGTTCAACGCCTTTTCGCAGGGCGACCAGAGCATCACCCGCCGCTTCGGCGGCACCGGCCTGGGGCTGGCGATCACCAAGCGCCTGGTCGAGCTGATGGGGGGACAGATCGCCGTCAACAGCCGGCCGGGGCAGGGCTCGTCGTTCTGGTTCAACCTGCCGTTCGAGATCCAGGCCGACCAGACCGACGAACGGCGCAAGCCGGCGCTGGGCCAGTTGCGCCTGCTGGTGGCCGACGATAGCCGCACCAGCCGCGAACTGGTGGCGCGCCTGATCCGGGCCTGGGGCTGGCAAGCCGACGAGGTCGATTCCGGCGAAGCGGCGCTGCGGCGCTACCGCCAGAGCCTGGAACACCAGCAGCCCTACGACGTGGTGCTGGCCGACTGGCACATGCCCGGCATGGACGGGCTGGCCACCGCCAAGGGCATCCGCGCGGCGGCGGCGGGACGGCCGCAACCCATCGTGGTGATGCTGAACGCCTTCGCCCGCGACCGCATCGAAGAAATCTCCAGCGCGCCGGAGGCGGACGTGGTGCTGGTCAAGCCGATCACCAGCTCCAACCTGTTCGACGCGCTGCACCAGGCGCTGGTCGTGCAGGGCGAGGCCGATCCGCAGGCGGTGACCGAGCAGGGCATCGTCGGCACCCTGGCCGATATTCATTTCCTGCTGGTGGAAGACAATCTGCTGAACCAGGCGGTGGCGCGCGGCATCCTCGAACACGCCGGCGCCACGCTCGACATCGCCGCCGACGGCCGCGAAGCGGTGGACATCCTGCGCCAGCGCCCGGCCGAGTACGACATGGTGCTGATGGACATGCAAATGCCGGTCATGGACGGCTTTACCGCCACCCGCATCCTGCGCCAGGAACTCAAGCTGGCGCTGCCGATCATCGCCATGACGGCCGGCGTGCTGGAGTCCGAGCGCGAACGCAGCCGCGAGGCCGGCATCACCGACTTCATTCCCAAGCCGATCGAGGTGGAGGAAATGCTGGCCGTGCTGCGCCGCCACCTGCCGAAGCACGCGGCGCCGGCGCCAAGGTCGGCGCCGCCCGCCCACCAGCATGACCAACAGCACGATCTGCTGGCGGCGATGGCCGCCGCCGCGCTGCCTGCGGCGGCGCCCATGCTGCCGCCGCCCAAGCTGGTCAGCTCGCCCGTTCCGGCGGGCGAGGCGGCCATCTTCAATATGGACGGCCTGATGCGCGTGATGGGCAAGGACGCCAAGGGCCGCGCCGCCATGTTCAAGATGGTGCGCGGCGCCATCGACGGCGGTATGGAGCCGCTCGACGAGGCCGGCGTGGCGCTGCGCGAAGGCCGGCTGCGCGACGCCGCCCGCGCCTTCCACGTGCTGCGCGGCGCGGTCGGCGTGCTGGGCGCCAAGCGCCTGATCCAGGCCACCATGGCCGCCGAGGAAGCCATCAACGGTCAGCGCGAAGACGAACTCGACGAACACTTCCACGCGGTCCGCGCCGAGCTCGAACAGACCCTCAGCCACGCCCGCGCCTGGCTCGAACGCGAGCAGTCCTGA
- a CDS encoding DUF2306 domain-containing protein: MSKSAYALNASATLWFVATLAGQLIFGAYVVALYGGAAMHGNLNGWNAVMPHGYVAGDPAGNTAIAVHLLLAAVIMLGGGLQLVPQVRAKAPLFHRWNGRVYLTGAVVASVSGLYMLWFRGTVGDTTQHLGTTLNALLVLLCAYQALRHALARRFDAHRRWALRLFLCVGGVWFFRIGLMFWIALNGGPAGFDPATFTGPFLSFLAFAQYLLPLAVLELYLLSRKQGGAAARAAMAALLALATGVSGVGTAVATLGMWLPRM, from the coding sequence ATGAGCAAGTCCGCCTACGCACTGAATGCCTCGGCCACGCTGTGGTTCGTGGCCACGCTGGCTGGCCAGCTGATCTTCGGCGCCTACGTGGTGGCGCTGTACGGCGGCGCCGCCATGCACGGCAACCTGAACGGCTGGAACGCGGTGATGCCGCACGGTTATGTCGCCGGCGACCCTGCGGGCAACACCGCCATCGCCGTCCACCTGTTGCTGGCGGCCGTCATCATGCTGGGCGGCGGGCTGCAGCTGGTGCCGCAAGTACGGGCGAAGGCGCCGCTGTTTCATCGCTGGAACGGACGGGTGTACCTGACCGGCGCGGTGGTGGCCAGTGTGAGCGGCTTGTACATGTTGTGGTTTCGCGGCACCGTCGGCGACACGACGCAGCACCTGGGCACCACCCTGAACGCGCTGCTGGTGCTGCTGTGCGCGTATCAGGCGTTACGCCATGCGCTGGCGCGGCGCTTCGATGCCCACCGCCGCTGGGCGCTGCGGTTGTTCCTGTGTGTCGGCGGCGTGTGGTTCTTCCGCATCGGATTGATGTTCTGGATCGCCCTCAACGGCGGCCCTGCCGGTTTCGATCCTGCCACCTTCACCGGCCCGTTCCTGAGCTTCCTGGCGTTTGCGCAATATCTGCTGCCGCTGGCGGTGCTGGAACTCTATCTGCTCAGCCGCAAACAAGGCGGCGCGGCCGCGCGCGCAGCCATGGCCGCGCTGCTGGCGCTGGCGACCGGCGTGAGCGGCGTTGGCACGGCGGTCGCCACGTTGGGCATGTGGCTGCCGCGTATGTAA
- a CDS encoding MFS transporter: MQPPIRIRRRQTLTLVLLVVCGVINYLDRATLAVANEFIRADLGLSLGQMGLLLSAFSWSYALCQLPVGALVDRIGPRWLLFAGLVLWSLAQAAGGLAATFGYFVLARIALGIGEAPHFPAAARAVSNWFPPRARGTPTGIFNSASPLGMALAPLCLPPLILATSWHWAFFVTGALGLVAALAWVTLYRDPVRAQMSADERAYLELNDSAEAAPPASFAAWRALFRHRTTWGMMLGFFGSVYLNWVYLTWLPGYLRAERHMDLAYAGIAAAIPFACGFAGALVAGWASDRIVKSAASPIAGRRNAVVLTMLGMVAFTIPAALVESNVLAVACIAMVIFLANASSACAWSLATVAAPPSRIASLGAIQNFGGFLGGALAPILTGYIAQSWSFVPALLTGAGIAFAGALAYHFLVIKPIPE; encoded by the coding sequence GTGCAGCCCCCTATCCGTATTCGTCGTAGACAAACCCTGACGCTGGTGCTGCTGGTGGTGTGTGGCGTGATCAACTACCTGGACCGCGCCACCCTGGCCGTGGCCAACGAATTCATCCGTGCCGACCTCGGCCTCTCGCTCGGCCAGATGGGGCTGCTGCTGTCGGCCTTTTCGTGGAGCTACGCGCTGTGTCAGCTGCCGGTGGGCGCGCTGGTCGACCGCATCGGCCCGCGCTGGCTGCTGTTCGCCGGGCTGGTGCTGTGGTCGCTGGCGCAGGCGGCCGGCGGCCTGGCCGCCACCTTCGGCTATTTCGTGCTGGCGCGCATTGCGCTGGGGATAGGCGAGGCGCCGCACTTTCCGGCGGCGGCGCGGGCGGTCAGCAACTGGTTCCCGCCGCGCGCGCGCGGCACGCCGACCGGCATCTTCAATTCGGCCTCGCCGCTGGGCATGGCGCTGGCGCCGCTGTGCCTGCCGCCGCTGATCCTCGCCACCAGCTGGCACTGGGCCTTTTTCGTCACCGGCGCGTTGGGCCTGGTGGCGGCGCTGGCGTGGGTGACACTGTACCGCGACCCGGTGCGCGCCCAGATGAGCGCCGACGAACGCGCCTATCTGGAGCTGAACGACAGCGCTGAGGCCGCGCCGCCAGCCAGCTTTGCCGCCTGGCGCGCCCTGTTCCGCCACCGCACGACGTGGGGCATGATGCTGGGCTTCTTCGGCTCGGTGTACCTGAACTGGGTATACCTGACCTGGCTGCCAGGCTATCTGCGGGCCGAGCGCCACATGGACCTGGCCTACGCCGGCATCGCCGCCGCCATTCCCTTCGCCTGCGGCTTTGCCGGCGCACTGGTGGCCGGCTGGGCCTCCGACCGCATCGTCAAGAGCGCGGCGTCGCCGATCGCCGGCCGCCGCAACGCGGTGGTGCTGACCATGCTGGGCATGGTGGCGTTCACCATCCCGGCGGCGCTGGTCGAAAGCAATGTGCTGGCCGTGGCCTGCATCGCGATGGTGATTTTCCTGGCCAACGCCTCCTCGGCCTGCGCCTGGTCGCTGGCCACGGTGGCGGCGCCGCCCAGCCGCATCGCCTCGCTGGGCGCGATCCAGAACTTCGGCGGCTTCCTCGGCGGCGCCCTGGCACCCATTCTGACCGGCTACATCGCGCAAAGCTGGTCCTTCGTGCCGGCCCTGCTGACCGGCGCCGGCATCGCCTTCGCCGGCGCGCTGGCCTATCACTTCCTGGTGATCAAGCCGATCCCTGAATAA
- a CDS encoding catecholate siderophore receptor Fiu translates to MAMIKSRKHAQSRLNQHVSAALTAMLLPVAAHAAEAALPDAAEQSKPTTLQEVQVNASRENDFKAERASSAKYTEKLVDTAQSLTVIKKELIEQQGAITLSEALRNTPGVGAFFLGENGNTNTGDAIYMRGFDASSSIYVDGVRDIGSISRDTFNIEQIDVLKGPAGTDNGRSSPTGSINLVSKQPQLENAYQGSVTLGSGKQRRATADINTVINADSGTAFRLNLLDQDSENPGRDVVKAKRWGVAPSLAFGLNSPTRVYLNYFHVKQDNIPDGGVLTIGLPGWTPPADIAAVAATPTRPAVPAKSFAFMAGAATVNPKNFYGSALDHDIVKADMATVKVEHDFTGGAKLVNTSRYGKTKQDYLLTSFMSSNTNLAANTAATNPSDWTMLRTNLTTKDQLNEILTNQTTVTADFITGALKHTVVGGVELTNEKQTNYTYANTAPAATAGLPATSIYFPNPHTPITSAQVNLKRNGGRTEGSTNTQSVYLFDTIKFGEQWIFNGGVRVDHYNTTYNAITVQAVTTPQTIPVGTLVGSAIEASDNLVNGKLSALYKPTANSSVYALVASSKAPPGSGNFALSTSASSASNPKFDPQETTNYELGTKWDLLGQKLSLSAAFFRTEVKNEVEQDPVDALYYQTGKKRVQGIELGVTGEIISKWLVSAGYTHQSTSVNAGRVITASGDNQLTYTPKQAFTAWTSYTLPFGLQIGGGARFSDKLARGTDGAVGTPKYANSYWVFDAMAAYPINKHIDLRLNVYNLADKEYVQAINKSGYRYTPGTPRSGSLTANIKF, encoded by the coding sequence ATGGCAATGATTAAAAGTCGCAAACACGCTCAATCGCGCTTGAACCAACATGTAAGTGCAGCGCTCACCGCAATGCTGCTGCCGGTGGCAGCCCACGCCGCCGAAGCGGCTTTGCCGGACGCCGCCGAGCAGTCCAAGCCGACCACCTTGCAGGAAGTGCAAGTCAACGCCAGCCGCGAGAACGACTTCAAAGCCGAACGTGCTTCGTCCGCCAAGTACACCGAAAAACTGGTCGACACCGCCCAAAGCCTGACCGTCATCAAGAAAGAACTGATCGAACAGCAAGGCGCCATCACCCTCAGCGAAGCGCTGCGCAACACCCCCGGCGTGGGCGCCTTCTTCCTGGGCGAAAACGGCAACACCAACACCGGCGACGCCATCTACATGCGCGGCTTCGACGCCTCCAGCAGCATCTATGTGGACGGCGTGCGCGACATCGGCTCGATCTCGCGCGACACCTTCAACATCGAACAGATCGACGTGCTCAAGGGCCCGGCCGGCACCGACAACGGCCGCTCGTCGCCGACCGGTTCGATCAACCTGGTCAGCAAACAGCCACAGCTGGAAAACGCCTACCAGGGCTCCGTCACGCTGGGCAGCGGCAAGCAACGCCGCGCCACGGCCGACATCAACACCGTGATCAACGCCGATTCGGGCACCGCCTTCCGCCTCAACCTGCTGGACCAGGATAGCGAAAACCCGGGCCGCGACGTGGTCAAGGCCAAGCGCTGGGGCGTGGCGCCATCGCTGGCGTTCGGCCTGAACTCGCCGACCCGGGTCTACCTGAACTACTTCCACGTCAAGCAGGACAATATTCCCGACGGCGGCGTGCTGACCATCGGCCTGCCGGGCTGGACCCCGCCGGCCGACATCGCCGCCGTGGCCGCCACCCCGACCCGTCCGGCCGTTCCGGCCAAGAGCTTCGCCTTCATGGCCGGCGCCGCCACCGTCAATCCGAAGAACTTCTACGGTTCGGCGCTGGACCACGACATCGTCAAGGCCGACATGGCCACCGTCAAGGTCGAGCACGACTTCACCGGCGGCGCCAAGCTGGTCAACACCAGCCGCTACGGCAAGACCAAGCAGGACTACCTGCTGACCTCGTTCATGTCCAGCAACACCAACCTGGCCGCCAACACCGCCGCGACCAATCCGTCGGACTGGACCATGCTGCGCACCAACCTGACCACCAAGGATCAGCTGAACGAAATCCTGACCAACCAGACCACCGTGACCGCCGACTTCATCACCGGCGCGCTGAAGCACACCGTGGTCGGCGGCGTCGAGCTGACCAACGAGAAGCAAACCAACTACACGTATGCCAACACGGCGCCGGCCGCCACCGCCGGCCTGCCGGCGACCAGCATCTACTTCCCGAATCCGCACACGCCGATCACCAGCGCCCAGGTCAACCTGAAGCGCAATGGCGGCCGCACCGAGGGCAGCACCAACACCCAAAGCGTGTACCTGTTCGACACCATCAAGTTCGGCGAGCAGTGGATCTTCAACGGCGGCGTGCGTGTCGACCACTACAACACCACCTACAACGCGATCACCGTGCAGGCCGTCACCACGCCGCAGACGATTCCGGTCGGCACCCTGGTCGGCAGCGCCATCGAAGCGTCGGACAACCTGGTCAACGGCAAATTGTCGGCCCTGTACAAGCCGACCGCCAACAGCAGCGTCTACGCGCTGGTAGCGTCGTCGAAAGCGCCACCGGGCAGCGGCAACTTCGCGCTGAGCACCTCGGCCAGCAGCGCATCGAATCCGAAGTTCGATCCACAGGAAACCACCAACTACGAGCTGGGCACCAAATGGGACTTGCTGGGCCAGAAGCTGTCGCTGTCGGCTGCCTTCTTCCGCACCGAGGTGAAAAACGAAGTGGAGCAGGACCCGGTTGATGCGCTGTACTACCAGACCGGCAAGAAGCGCGTGCAGGGTATCGAACTGGGCGTGACCGGCGAGATCATCTCGAAGTGGCTGGTCAGCGCCGGCTACACCCATCAGTCGACCAGCGTCAACGCCGGCCGCGTGATCACCGCCAGCGGCGACAACCAGCTGACCTACACGCCGAAGCAAGCGTTCACCGCGTGGACCTCGTACACCCTGCCGTTCGGCCTGCAGATCGGCGGCGGCGCACGCTTCAGCGACAAGCTGGCGCGCGGCACCGACGGCGCCGTCGGCACACCGAAGTACGCCAACTCGTACTGGGTGTTCGACGCCATGGCGGCCTACCCGATCAACAAGCACATCGACCTGCGCCTGAACGTCTACAACCTGGCCGACAAGGAATACGTGCAAGCGATCAACAAGTCGGGCTATCGTTACACTCCGGGCACGCCACGCTCGGGCAGCCTGACCGCCAACATCAAGTTCTAA
- a CDS encoding ParD-like family protein, translated as MGIVNIDEDLHDQIRKASAVACRSINAQAAFWIKIGMLSELNPTLSFNEIVVRELRAAGVESPALRAVAA; from the coding sequence ATGGGCATCGTCAACATCGATGAAGATCTGCACGACCAGATCCGCAAGGCCAGCGCGGTGGCTTGCCGCTCGATCAACGCGCAGGCGGCGTTCTGGATCAAGATCGGCATGCTGAGCGAGCTGAACCCGACCTTGTCGTTCAATGAAATCGTGGTGCGCGAGCTGCGCGCCGCCGGGGTGGAATCGCCGGCCTTGCGGGCGGTAGCGGCATGA